Genomic DNA from Candidatus Zixiibacteriota bacterium:
AATCTCATTGGCCCTGATTTTGACATTTTTCATTATGAGTCCGATGGCCAATAAGGCGTACAACGAGGGATTGAAGCCGTATCTGGAGGAAAAAATCGGCAAGGAAGAGGCCTTCAACAAGGGAATTGAACCTTTCCGCAAATTCATGTTGGCCCAGACGCGGGAGAAAGACCTGGCTCTCTTTATCAACCTGGCCAATTTGCCGCGACCCAATACACCGGCGGATGTGCCGCTGCATATTCTGATTCCCGGTTTTGTCCTTTCAGAGCTTCGCACCGGTTTCCAAATAGCCTTTCTGGTATTTGTTCCATTCCTGATTATTGACATGATTGTCGCTTCGGTTCTTATGGCGATGGGTATGATGATGCTGCCACCGACCATCGTGGCCCTGCCGTTCAAGATTCTGCTTTTTGTTCTCGTGGACGGCTGGTATCTGCTGGTAAAATCTCTGGTGGAATCATTTCATTAGGAAGGACAGATAGATGACTCCGGAATTGATTGTCACAATCGCCCGCGATGCGATTATCACCATGCTTCTGGTTTCGGCCCCGATGCTGATTTCAGGGCTGCTTATCGGGCTCATAATTTCCATCCTTCAGGCGATCACCCAGATTCACGAAATGACGCTGACCTTCATTCCCAAGATTATCGTGGTGGCGGTTTCTTTGCTCCTTTTTCTCCCCTGGATTATCAGCACGCTGGTGGAATTCACCCAGCGAATGTATGGAATGATTTCAACCTTATGAAAAAAGCCTTTCTGAAAATATTTCTGTCTCGTCCGGTATTATTTTCCGCATCTCAGCTTCGCCGGGCCGCCGGCCTTTTTAACTCTCTTTCTAAACTTCATTAAATCAACGACTTAAAGCGCCTCCGGGCGCGCCTGCAGACCGGCATAAGACTTGATTAAAGTCTTGACGAATAACCCGTACTGTAGGTAAAAAGATTTGTTTGAATTCGTAACATACAGCGCCGCCAAACTTCAGATACTCCTTCTGGTATCCTTTCGGGCCGCCGGGCTCTTTATCTCCGCTCCAATACTGGGGCATCGCGTGCTGCCGCCGTTGGTCAAGGCGGGGCTGGCCATAATCCTGGCCATCATTCTTATTCCGGTCGCCTCACAGGTGTCGCTCGAGCCGGTCAATTCAATCTGGCTGCTGGCCGTTCTGGCCGCCAAAGAGATGTTGATCGGCTTCATCATCGGCTTTTTCTTCTCACTCCTTTTTCTGGCGATCCAGATGGGCGGGGGCATTGTCGGTTATCAGATTGGTCTGGCTATCGGCAATGTGCTCGATCCCGAGTTCGGGAGTGAAGTCTCGATTGTCGGCGAGTTCTGGGTTTTGATAGCGTCGTTGATATTTCTGTCCATTGACGGACATCATGCCATCATCTCCGCCTTTGCCGACAGTTATCGAATGATTCCCGTGGGCGTTTTCAATTTCTCCGGACCGGCCGGTGAAAATATCATCCGCCTGTCCTCATATGCCTTTGTCATGGCCATCAAGATTTCGGCGCCGGTGGTAATCACTCTCTTCTTAACGGAAGTGGCGCTTGGCGTGGTGGCTCGCACTGTGCCGCAGATGAATATATTTATTGTCGGTATCCCCCTAAAAATCGGCATCGGCTTTTTGATTCTGGCGATATCTCTGCCGGTTTTCAGATTCATAATCGAAAAATCGATTGGTTATCTCGATATGGAAGTGATCCGGCTGCTTCACAACATTGGCACCGCATGATAGGTTAATATGGCTGAAGAGCAATTCCAGGAACGCACCGAACAAGCGACCCCGCGCCGCCGCGAAAAGGCGCGCGAGGAAGGGAAAGTCGCCCGCTCCGCCGAGCTTAACTCGGCCGTGATTCTTTGTCTTGGTGCAGTCGCCCTCTATTTCATGGGGCCCATTCTGGTTTCGCAGTTGAAGCAGTTTATGATCTTCATATTTCAGGAAGCACCGCGTATGCATCCCGATTATGATACCATGGTGGCGCTTCTCACTTCGAAAGTAATGACCTTCTTCTTTCTGCTGGGGCCGATTCTTCTGGTCCTGATGGTGGTGGCGTATGGAATCAATGTCATGCAGGTGGGATTCCTTTTCACCGGCAAGCCGCTCGAACCGAAACTGGACAAACTGAATATCGCCACCGGCATCAAGAAGCTTTTCTCGGCGCGTTCGCTGGTTGAGCTTATCCGCGACACCGCCAAGGTCATACTGATAGGCTTTGTGGGTTACAAGGCTATCACCGCCCAGATGGATTCCTTCTTCCTCCTCTCGGATAACTCGGTGGGTGTCTTTGCCGGCGCCATGGGGCAGATGGCACTCAAAACCACGCTTCAAATTGGAGCGGTTATGCTGGTGCTGGCCATATTCGATTATGCCTACCAGAAATTTGATTTCGAAAAATCAATCCGGATGAGCAAGCAGGATATCCGGGATGAATATAAAGACACCGAGGGTTCACCGCAGATCAAGGCGCGGGTGCGACAGATACAGCGGGAGATGTCCCGCCGGCGAATGATGCAGGAAATCCCCAATGCCGATGTTGTCGTGACCAACCCGACCCATATAGCAGTCGCGCTCAAGTACAATTCGACGGAGATGGATGCGCCCATGGTCGTTGCCAAAGGCGAAAGGCTGATTGCGGAGAAAATTAAAGAGATCGCGCGTGAGGCGGAAGTGCCGGTCGTCGAGAATCCGCCGCTGGCGCGGGCCCTTTTCAGCATGTGCGAGGTCGGCTCGTATGTTCCGGCTAAGTTGTACCGCGCCGTAGCCGAGGTGCTGGCCTATGTGTACCGGCTTAAGGGAGTGGGAGTTTAAGAAATGGCGTTTGAAGGCAATTCCCTGCTTAGCAATCTCATGAAGCGCTCGGATATAATCCTGGCGGTTTTTGTCATCGGGACCATCGGGGTTCTGGTGATACCGGTGCCGCCCGGATTCCTCGATTTCGCTCTGGCTTTCAATATAACTTTCTCGCTGGTTATCCTTTTGACCACCCTTTATATCACCCGGCCGCTCGAACTCTCGGTTTTCCCCGGCATGCTTTTAATAGTTACGCTGATGCGGCTGGCGTTGAATGTCGCCTCGACCCGTCTGATTCTGGGCAACGGATACGCCGGCGAAGTCATCAACTCTTTCGGAAATTTCGTTGTCCGCGGCAATTATGTCGTGGGCTTTATCATCTTCATAATTCTGGTCATCATTCAGTTTGTCGTTATCACCAAGGGGGCCGGACGCATCTCGGAAGTGGCCGCACGGTTCACTCTCGATGCCATGCCCGGAAAGCAGATGGCCATCGATGCCGACCTCAACGCCGGATTAATCGATGACCAGGAGGCCCGCCGCCGTCGCGAAGAGATTGCCCGCGAAGCCGACTTTTACGGCGCCATGGATGGCGCCTCCAAGTTCGTCCGCGGCGATGCTATCGCCGGCATCCTTATCACCATGGTTAACGTGGTCGGCGGATTCATCATCGGCATTCTGATGCAGGGGAAAACGGTCTCCGATGCTCTGCGCACCTATACGCTTCTGTCGGTGGGCGACGGTCTGGTCACTCAGATACCGGCGCTGATCGTTTCCACCGCCGCCGGCATCATTGTCACCCGGGCCGCGTCGACATCGAATATGGGCAGCGATCTCACCAATCAACTGGTGAAACAACCGCGCGCCATAATGATTGCGGCCTCGATGTTGGTGCTGTTCGGCATTGTGCCCGGTATGCCGACCCTGCCCTTTGTCCTCTTGGGAGCTGTGGTCGGCGCGATCGGATATATCACCAACGAAAACCTGAAGAAAAAGAAAGTGGATGATGATAGACAGTTGGCGCAGAAGGGCGCAAATGCCCCGCCGGAGCGCACCGAGGATCTTCTCAAAGTCGATTCCCTCGAAGTTGAAATCGGTTACGGCCTTATTCCTCTGGTCGATGCCAGTCAGGGCGGTGACCTGCTCGATCGCGTCTCGACCATTCGTCGCCAGCTGGCGTCGGAAATGGGTGTTATTGTCCCACCCATTCGTATCCGCGACAATGTCCAGCTTCAGCCCAATCAGTACCGTATTAAAGTCAAAGGCATAAATATCGCGGGCTACGAATTGATGCTAGACCATGTCCTGGCCATCAATCCCGGATATGTTCAGGATGAATTGGAAGGATTCGCCACCAATGAGCCGGCTTTTGGCTTGGGGGCGACCTGGATTATTCCCAACTTGAAAGAACTGGCCGAGTCGCGCGGGTACACCACCGTCATACCCTCGGCCGTACTGGCGACACATCTCACTGAGACAATCAAGATCTATGCGGCCGAATTACTCAGCCGCCAGGATGTGGCTCATCTGATAGATACTCTCAAGGAGGACCATCCCTCGCTGGTGAATGATGTTATCCCGTCCGTGGTGCCTCTTTCGGCCATCCAGCGCGTGCTTCAGGTGCTTCTCACCGAACGGATTCCTATTCGCGACCTGGCCGCCATTGTGGAAACCATTACCGATTATTACCCCGTCACCAAAGAAACTGATGTTCTCGCAGAATATGTGAGAATGGCGCTGAAACGGCAGATAACTAATATGCATCGTGATAAAGACAACCGCATTCATGTCTTTACCATCGATCCGACTATTGAACAGATGCTTACCGACGCCGTGCAGAACACCAAGCAGGGACTGATGCTGGTAATTGCACCGGCCGATTCGGAAAAACTATTGAAGGCTTTCGGACGGCAGATTGAGCGTATAACCACGGAAGGACATAATCCGATCTGCCTCTGCTCCCCCAATATCAGGCTCGCTCTAAAACGTTTGACCGAGGCCGCCTATTCCGGCCTGATAGTGCTCTCTTACAATGAAATTACCAACAATGTGGAGGTCATCTCCATCGGAACAGTGAGAATTGGCGATGATAATTAAATCATTCACAGCTCCCACCGTAGCAGGCGCGCTCAAGATAATCAAAGAGGAATTGGGCAATAGTGCCGTGATTCTCAAGACCCGTCTCTGTCCGGTCACCGAAACAGTGCAGGGAGGAGACCGCGTCGAGGTGACCGCCTGCATCGATGAAAGCGCTCTGGCACCCAGACCGGCCAAAAAGGAAACAAAACCACGGCCGGAAATAAAGTCTAACCGGAATGAACCGGTTGAAAAAGCTGGATCATTGTCGCACTTATCGGCGACATCCGACCCCATTGATTTCGCCGTAATGCTGGAAAAGAAACTCGATTGCATTCTCAATTCTCAGCGTACCGCGGATTCAATGGGCGAGATCGACCGGAGAGTCCGGCCGATCTATCTCAATCTCATCGATGCCGATATTCCGGTCGAGATCGCCCGTGAATTGGCTGACGAGGTCGAAACCAGACTGACCTCGGAAGCGGCGGAACTGGCCGCTTACAAAATCCTCCTTCAGGAATTAAAAAAGTACACGGCCGACGAAGTTCCGATTGAGCCGGGTATGCGGGTGGTTTTTGTCGGGCCGAGCGGCGCCGGAAAAACCTCCGCTCTGGCCAAAATGGCCGCCCTGCTTTCCTCCGGTCTCAATAAGAAAGTCACGCTCTCCTCGCTCGATAATATCAAAGTTTCCGCTTACGAGGAGATCAGCGGGTATGCCGACATACTGGGCGTTCCGCTTGATATTTCGGGGCGGTCGGAAAAGAAACATAAAAAGGACTCAATCCTTCTGATTGATACCCCCTCGCTCAACGGCCGCGAGGAGCAACATATGGAACTGATGAAGAAAATAAGCGAAATCAGTCCCGATCTCCTTTTCTTATGCTTCTCGGTTTGCACCCGATCGCGCGATCTGATCGATTCCATCAACCTCTTTGAGTCTCTGGCGCCCAACTATCTCATCGCGGGGCATCTTGATGAGACTCCGCGCTGGGGCGGCATTCTTACCATGATGCGGTATCTGGATATTCCGCTGGCCTATCTGGCTGATTCACCCGGTGGGATGGGGCTGTTGAAGACGGTTGATCCGGCTGTTATCGCCCGCAGGATATTGAAAGTAGAGGAGGCCGGCTATGAAGATTAATCGTCTGGCCGAATATTATCATGAAGGCATCCCGGAGAAGAGGGGACCCCATCTGGTTTCATTGCTTTCCGGAAAAGGGGGCGTTGGGAAATCGACCATCGCTTTCAACCTGGCCGCGACCATGGCCGAGGCCGATGAAAAATGCCTGCTTATCGACACCGACTGGTATTTCGGAAATCAGCATATTCTTGCCAACGTAACGCCTCGGGGCACCCTGCTGGATGTCACCGGAAATCGTAATGATGCAGAAAAGGCGCTAACGGAAGTCAATAACAATCTGCATTTGATTGCCTCACCCTCATGCGCCGTCGACCCCCAGGATTTTGAAGCCGGATCGTTTGCGCATTTTGCGGCGGATATTCGTTCTCTTTTCCACGTCTACGATTTTGTTATCCTCGATACCCCCTCGGGCCTGATCGATCTGATTCGTCTTGCGGCATGCACGTCCGATACCAATATCATCGTTGTCAATCCCGAGCTAACCTCGATTGCCGATTCGTATGGCCTTTTCAAGTATCTTGCAAAATGCAATAAAAATATCGCTGTGCATTTATTGATCAATCGTGTCACGAACAGCAATGATCATGAGTATATATATCAGAAATTGGCGGTCACGGCCGAGCGGTTTCTTGGGATTCTGCCGTACGACGGCGGCTATCTCCTTGAGGATGATGCAATTGTCACATCGGTGGCGCAACAGAAACCGCTAATCGGATTGGCGCCGGCCTCACCGGCCATGGACGGGCTTCTGTCTCTAAGAAATCTGCTTCGGGGTGAAAGGGCAAACGGGGCCGAGTATAATCGTGTCAATTTAACCGGAAATATAAATTCTCAAAGGATTCTAGCCGATATAAAGGAATAGCATTCAAATGATTAGCACGAGAAAAATTCGAGCGAAACGTGAAGTGAAGAGCCAGGGAAAAACCAGGCGCATTTCCGTGTACCAAGCACCGTCCGAACCGGAAAAACCGATCAAGAAAGCGTCGGAACCATCAATAGACTGGTTGCGCTATCAGCGTGACGCCAGTCCGGAAGTACGTGCCCGGTTGCTGCGGCAGTACCTTCCTCTGGTGCGCAATGTTGCCGGAAGGATGGCCATTGGTTTTCCCCGGTCGGTGGAGTTATCGGACCTGATCAATACGGGAGTAATCGGCCTGGTGGAGGCTTTCGGCAACTTTGATCCGCAGCGTGGAGTAAAATTCGAAACTTATGCCGTTCCGCGGATAAGAGGCGCCATCCTGGATGAGTTGCGCGCTCTCGACTGGGTGCCGCGTTCCACCCGCGCTCGCGCCCGCGAAATCGAGCGGGCGATTTTGAGTCTGGAGAATGATTACGGTCGCCCGCCCAATGATGCCGAACTGGCTCAAAAACTCGGTTGCACGATAGAGGAACTTATGCTGGCCAAAGGAGATGTCAGTGGTTCGTCCCTTCTCTCGCTGGACGAGACCATTTATCGGGAAGAAGACAATCATCAGGTGCCCCGAATCGAAACGGTGCGCGATGATTCGCGGGCCACGGCGCTGGGAGATCTGGAAAAGAGCGAATTGCGGGCATTCCTCGTGACCGCCATCGATCGTCTCACCGAACAGGAAAAATTGGTCATTGCGCTCTATTATTTTGAAGAACTGACACTCAAGGAAATCGGCGAGGTTATGACGATTTCGGAATCAAGAGTGTCGCAGATACATACCAAGGCGGTCCTTAAACTGCGCGGAATGATTCGGGAGAGATTCGCCTTGAGCGGTTGAGAAAGCAGGTTGTATGATACGGCCGGTGGAACTTTCAGATGCTTTATCCAAAGCGGAGGTGGCCGGAAAGCTCAGCCAGATGCAGAAGGCTCACTCCGAAATGGAACAGCGGCAGGTGGCCGCAGCCCTTAAGGAAAAAACCAATGTCGATACCGAAAGAACCCACGAGACCGAAAAAAGCGATCTGGTGATCATAAACAAAGATAAACAGAACAAGCAAGAAAAGAAAAAGGATAGGAAGAAGGATGATGGTCCGGAGGAAGAGGCAGAAGAGGACGAGAAAACCCCGCCGACGCCGCATTTGGACTTGAAAGCCTGAAGAAAGGAAAATATGGAAATAGGATTTTCGACCGAGCAATTGATTGATATCGGATTGAATTTCGCCGGCTTTATGGCCGCCGGAATCCTGACGGCTCTCGTCTATTCATTATTCACCGGAAAACAGAAGAAGAATATCTCCCTCGCCTCCCCCGGCCTCTCATTGTCCGATACGGGTGTGTCGTTGCCGGCGGAAACGCGCTCGTCGGTCCGCTCAAGAGATTTCGAATTTGTCGATTTCAAGAGCGAACGGCACCGGCCGCCGGCCGATAACAAAGTTCCTGCCCCAAAAGGGGACAGTCGAACCCGCAATCGCCAGGAGATTCTGCGACAGGCCATGGAGATGAAACAGAACTTGAATCTTCAAGGATTGGCAAGGAGTTAGTAATGGCGACGGAATCACCTTTTTTTCTCACAAAGGTAGAGTGCCCGATCTGCAAGACATTGAATGAATTTGAAACCATTCGGGTGGGGGCGTATGCCGAAACAGGACGCGATACCGATTTCTGTCCCACGGGAAGAAAGTGGCGCAACCCGCGCTACCAGGCCTACAATCCCCTCCTCTATTTTATCGCCACCTGCAGCAACTGTTTCTACAGCCGGGAATTCAACAACAGCTTCAAGGAATGGAAAGAAGATTCATATTTCAAAACTTATCGGGTCAAAACCATCAAGGAAAAACATCTCGACCTTCTGGCCCAGGCCGACTCTGTTATCAAGGCCATCGGCCAGGAACTTGACGGCAATCGTCATCCCAACGAAACCGCTATCCTTAAATTTCTTTTGGCTATCCAGGATGAATTGCTGAATGATAAGCCGGTTGATCTTGATCTGGGACGCTTCTATTTGAGAATCGGCTGGGTTTTCCGCGAGATGGAGGGGGGAGAAAATACTAACCGCCAGGCCATTAAAGGGTATATGACCGATATCGGCAGCAAGTACTCCCTGCTGAAAGATTCGGTGGCGGCGGTTGTCGAGAAAGCGCACCACTTCGAGCAGGCGGTGGCGCAACAGTTCGAGGATGTTCAGATCTCCGCCGAAATGAAATCGATGCTGTACCCCATGAAAGATAAATATGACCACGAATTTTCGTCACTCCGGGAGTTAATGGCTCTGATCGACGGCAAGATTGACACTCTGGAGGCAATCTTACAAGAGCAGAAGAAA
This window encodes:
- a CDS encoding DUF2225 domain-containing protein, translated to MATESPFFLTKVECPICKTLNEFETIRVGAYAETGRDTDFCPTGRKWRNPRYQAYNPLLYFIATCSNCFYSREFNNSFKEWKEDSYFKTYRVKTIKEKHLDLLAQADSVIKAIGQELDGNRHPNETAILKFLLAIQDELLNDKPVDLDLGRFYLRIGWVFREMEGGENTNRQAIKGYMTDIGSKYSLLKDSVAAVVEKAHHFEQAVAQQFEDVQISAEMKSMLYPMKDKYDHEFSSLRELMALIDGKIDTLEAILQEQKKQALGSGDDDANPGFHNHRSFYDFLTGLAAQWDRVPTNEREAITFAARYYKQAYEDGRDIGEGNQQIQASYLIAELSRRIGDYDLAREYFNTTIRNGQEFIYRNKGDQSRTALARKILELAIEQGRSNLAEAKAV
- the flhA gene encoding flagellar biosynthesis protein FlhA — translated: MAFEGNSLLSNLMKRSDIILAVFVIGTIGVLVIPVPPGFLDFALAFNITFSLVILLTTLYITRPLELSVFPGMLLIVTLMRLALNVASTRLILGNGYAGEVINSFGNFVVRGNYVVGFIIFIILVIIQFVVITKGAGRISEVAARFTLDAMPGKQMAIDADLNAGLIDDQEARRRREEIAREADFYGAMDGASKFVRGDAIAGILITMVNVVGGFIIGILMQGKTVSDALRTYTLLSVGDGLVTQIPALIVSTAAGIIVTRAASTSNMGSDLTNQLVKQPRAIMIAASMLVLFGIVPGMPTLPFVLLGAVVGAIGYITNENLKKKKVDDDRQLAQKGANAPPERTEDLLKVDSLEVEIGYGLIPLVDASQGGDLLDRVSTIRRQLASEMGVIVPPIRIRDNVQLQPNQYRIKVKGINIAGYELMLDHVLAINPGYVQDELEGFATNEPAFGLGATWIIPNLKELAESRGYTTVIPSAVLATHLTETIKIYAAELLSRQDVAHLIDTLKEDHPSLVNDVIPSVVPLSAIQRVLQVLLTERIPIRDLAAIVETITDYYPVTKETDVLAEYVRMALKRQITNMHRDKDNRIHVFTIDPTIEQMLTDAVQNTKQGLMLVIAPADSEKLLKAFGRQIERITTEGHNPICLCSPNIRLALKRLTEAAYSGLIVLSYNEITNNVEVISIGTVRIGDDN
- a CDS encoding FliA/WhiG family RNA polymerase sigma factor, with product MISTRKIRAKREVKSQGKTRRISVYQAPSEPEKPIKKASEPSIDWLRYQRDASPEVRARLLRQYLPLVRNVAGRMAIGFPRSVELSDLINTGVIGLVEAFGNFDPQRGVKFETYAVPRIRGAILDELRALDWVPRSTRARAREIERAILSLENDYGRPPNDAELAQKLGCTIEELMLAKGDVSGSSLLSLDETIYREEDNHQVPRIETVRDDSRATALGDLEKSELRAFLVTAIDRLTEQEKLVIALYYFEELTLKEIGEVMTISESRVSQIHTKAVLKLRGMIRERFALSG
- the fliR gene encoding flagellar biosynthetic protein FliR; this translates as MFEFVTYSAAKLQILLLVSFRAAGLFISAPILGHRVLPPLVKAGLAIILAIILIPVASQVSLEPVNSIWLLAVLAAKEMLIGFIIGFFFSLLFLAIQMGGGIVGYQIGLAIGNVLDPEFGSEVSIVGEFWVLIASLIFLSIDGHHAIISAFADSYRMIPVGVFNFSGPAGENIIRLSSYAFVMAIKISAPVVITLFLTEVALGVVARTVPQMNIFIVGIPLKIGIGFLILAISLPVFRFIIEKSIGYLDMEVIRLLHNIGTA
- the fliP gene encoding flagellar type III secretion system pore protein FliP (The bacterial flagellar biogenesis protein FliP forms a type III secretion system (T3SS)-type pore required for flagellar assembly.); the encoded protein is MKKRIGILTFIILLALAFSSAQAQAIPKVSVEVGQSSKPGDLSATLQIVLVLTVLTLAPSIILMITSFVRIVVVLGFLRQAIGTQQLPPNQLLISLALILTFFIMSPMANKAYNEGLKPYLEEKIGKEEAFNKGIEPFRKFMLAQTREKDLALFINLANLPRPNTPADVPLHILIPGFVLSELRTGFQIAFLVFVPFLIIDMIVASVLMAMGMMMLPPTIVALPFKILLFVLVDGWYLLVKSLVESFH
- the fliQ gene encoding flagellar biosynthesis protein FliQ; translation: MTPELIVTIARDAIITMLLVSAPMLISGLLIGLIISILQAITQIHEMTLTFIPKIIVVAVSLLLFLPWIISTLVEFTQRMYGMISTL
- a CDS encoding AAA family ATPase, translating into MKINRLAEYYHEGIPEKRGPHLVSLLSGKGGVGKSTIAFNLAATMAEADEKCLLIDTDWYFGNQHILANVTPRGTLLDVTGNRNDAEKALTEVNNNLHLIASPSCAVDPQDFEAGSFAHFAADIRSLFHVYDFVILDTPSGLIDLIRLAACTSDTNIIVVNPELTSIADSYGLFKYLAKCNKNIAVHLLINRVTNSNDHEYIYQKLAVTAERFLGILPYDGGYLLEDDAIVTSVAQQKPLIGLAPASPAMDGLLSLRNLLRGERANGAEYNRVNLTGNINSQRILADIKE
- the flhB gene encoding flagellar biosynthesis protein FlhB, producing MAEEQFQERTEQATPRRREKAREEGKVARSAELNSAVILCLGAVALYFMGPILVSQLKQFMIFIFQEAPRMHPDYDTMVALLTSKVMTFFFLLGPILLVLMVVAYGINVMQVGFLFTGKPLEPKLDKLNIATGIKKLFSARSLVELIRDTAKVILIGFVGYKAITAQMDSFFLLSDNSVGVFAGAMGQMALKTTLQIGAVMLVLAIFDYAYQKFDFEKSIRMSKQDIRDEYKDTEGSPQIKARVRQIQREMSRRRMMQEIPNADVVVTNPTHIAVALKYNSTEMDAPMVVAKGERLIAEKIKEIAREAEVPVVENPPLARALFSMCEVGSYVPAKLYRAVAEVLAYVYRLKGVGV